Proteins encoded by one window of Dendropsophus ebraccatus isolate aDenEbr1 chromosome 4, aDenEbr1.pat, whole genome shotgun sequence:
- the RAD54L2 gene encoding helicase ARIP4 isoform X1, whose protein sequence is MSDASVSPSEPELDPQEEEEEEEEEEDDEDEEDEDEEDEADEEDELDDENDGDDEDEAHDKKEKSQSAAIGAENSEHGTGGEDEWKCSSTSGENDKEGKATTNEEAKKKRSQKPANLRRNIRKLLREDQLEAVTKTAQQEELERRKRLEQQRKDYPVPLIPTLPAGSLDFLNGTEEIELRTADVSQLVGNQEIICLDSSSGDSEDESQRNLLGAKDEVIELSSGEEESLQIVDSGDSTNEVDDSDLGGENSGSHVNDTLNLPDAFGLVLVNINHPPNEKDLFLAPQLARAVKPHQIGGIRFLYDNLVESLERFSSSSGFGCILAHSMGLGKTLQVISFLDILFQHTPAKTVLAIVPVNTLQNWLAEFNMWLPAPETLPPDHDPEFLRPRSFKIHTLNDEHKTTAARAKIVNDWITDGGVLLMGYEMYRLLSLKKSFTVGRKKRSKKAAGPVIIDLDEEDRQQEMLKGIEKALSRPGPDVVICDEGHRIKNCHASTSQALKNIRSRRRVVLTGYPLQNNLIEYWCMVDFVRPDFLGTRQEFSNMFERPILNGQCTDSTPQDRRLMRYRSHVLHSLLEGFVQRRGHTVLRAQLPSKEEHVILVRLSPIQRALYTEFMNRFRDAGNSGWLGLNPLKAFCVCCKIWNHPDVLYEALQKENLANEQDLDVDDLGTNTRCQSQGSKGKVETGALGALMGEAANSKLLQGMGFNPSQEKANQVVTYEWAKEILCDYQTGVLQNSPKMVLLFHLIEESMKLGDKTLVFSQSLSTLSIIEDFLSKRPMPVTPGKESQDRNTWVRNINYYRLDGSTSASERERLINQFNDPSNENVWLFLLSTRAGCLGVNLIGANRVVVFDASWNPCHDAQAVCRVYRYGQRKPCHIYRLVSDFTLERKIYDRQITKQGMSDRVVDDLNPVVNFTRREVENLLHFVEEEPDLSRQHLEPTKFNETVLQKACLLYPHLITKDPFQHESLLLDRKEQKLTLAEKKAAKRGYEEEKRASVPYTRPSYTQYYPAPDHSLANIPAFTQRNWRPLLKTDERPVASVRPLQSTPIPMMPRHIPVGHAGSASGSVPFNFPVNYLQRAGVLVQKVVTTTDIVIPGMTTSTDVQARISAGESIHVIRGTKGTYIRTSDGRIFAIRSSSKQKSSESRRSAQIGAQGQSLGQSQPGPYMSNGRHTSSPPSQDNEEPSRPLSPDSPEILSELQQYAQAAVSRSSHSTPQLPNPNLQPQGLIQVPKTQSRKRKEPPDQSSQWSSNKRHPFSQLPYPGLAGFGITPSSLNHSLNRAANSVYMGAGGGAAHFQLPSLLSDPQLGLPMVPDPLLPPTSGTSSAPSSVPPYLLPPSFSLPFTQPLPAQTRMFAPFPSSMLNRGLPTNSAASTFPGYLTSQPSYQPSAAGTASHSLPLGEGQPESSEEDGKDDDDVVEVTGK, encoded by the exons ATGTCTGACGCCTCCGTCTCACCAAGCGAGCCAGAACTGGAcccacaggaagaggaggaggaggaggaagaagaggaggatgatgaggatgaggaagaTGAGGATGAAGAAGATGAAGCTGATGAAGAGGATGAATTGGATGATGAGAATGATGGAGATGATGAAGATGAAGCACATGATAAAAAAG AAAAGTCTCAAAGCGCCGCAATTGGTGCAGAAAATTCTGAACATGGCACTGGTGGGGAGGACGAATGGAAATGCTCATCTACCTCAGGGGAGAATGATAAAGAGGGAAAGGCAACGACAAATGAGGAGGCTAAGAAGAAGCGCTCACAGAAGCCTGCCAACCTGAGGAGGAACATCAG GAAGCTCCTCCGCGAAGATCAATTGGAGGCTGTGACTAAGACTGCACAACAGGAGGAGCTGGAAAGACGTAAACGTCTGGAACAGCAGAGGAAGGATTATCCTGTACCCCTTATCCCAACCTTGCCTGCTGGTTCTCTAGACTTCCTTAATGGTACAG AAGAGATAGAGCTGAGGACGGCAGATGTGTCACAACTTGTGGGAAACCAGGAGATCATTTGCctggacagcagcagcggggacAGTGAGGATGAGTCACAGAGGAACCTTCTGGGTGCAAAGGATG AGGTGATTGAGCTAAGCTCGGGGGAGGAGGAGTCTTTGCAGATTGTGGACAGTGGAGATTCGACAAATGAAGTTGATGATTCTGATCTTGGTGGTGAGAACAGCGGCTCCCATGTCAATGACACTTTGAATCTGCCAGATGCTTTTGGACTGGTCTTGGTTAATATTAATCACCCCCCTAATGAAAAGGACCTTTTCTTGGCGCCACAACTGGCACGAGCGGTCAAACCACATCAG ATTGGTGGAATCCGGTTTCTGTATGATAACCTTGTGGAATCTCTTGAGAGATTTTCCAGCAGCAGCGGCTTTGGTTGTATCCTGGCACACAGCATGGGATTGGGCAAGACCTTGCAGGTCATCTCATTCCTGGACATTCTCTTCCAGCATACCCCGGCAAAGACTGTGCTTGCGATTGTACCA GTAAATACTCTGCAGAACTGGTTGGCGGAGTTTAATATGTGGCTTCCTGCTCCTGAAACGTTACCTCCTGACCACGACCCTGAGTTTCTTCGGCCACGTTCCTTTAAGATTCATACACTGAATGATGAGCACAA AACAACAGCTGCTCGAGCCAAGATTGTGAATGACTGGATAACAGATGGTGGTGTCCTCTTAATGGGGTATGAAATGTACCGACTCCTGTCCCTCAAGAAATCCTTCACTGTTGGTAGAAAGAAAAGGAGCAAAAAGGCAGCTGGGCCTGTGATTATTGATCTGGATGAAGAGGATCGGCAACAAGAGATGCTTAAAG GGATTGAAAAGGCTTTGTCTCGGCCGGGCCCTGACGTGGTCATCTGTGACGAGGGTCATCGGATAAAGAACTGTCACGCCAGCACGTCTCAAGCCCTAAAGAACATTCGGTCTCGGCGGAGGGTGGTCTTGACAGGATACCCTCTGCAGAACAACCTCATTGAGTACTGGTGCATGGTGGACTTTGTGCGTCCAGACTTTCTGGGCACAAGGCAAGAGTTCAGTAACATGTTTGAGAGGCCCATCCTCAATGGACAATGTACGGACAGTACGCCACAGGACAGACGCCTCATGAGGTATCGCAGCCATGTGCTCCACAGCTTGCTGGAAGGCTTTGTGCAGAG acgtgGACACACTGTTTTAAGGGCTCAGCTCCCCTCTAAGGAAGAACATGTGATCTTGGTTCGTCTGTCCCCGATACAGAGGGCCTTGTATACAGAGTTCATGAACAGATTTCGGGATGCTGGGAATAGTGGATGGCTAGGTCTTAATCCTCTGAAAGCTTTTTGTGTGTGCTGCAAG atttggaatcatcCAGATGTTTTGTACGAGGCTCTCCAGAAAGAAAACTTGGCAAATGAGCAGGATCTGGATGTTGATGATCTCGGAACAAATACACGATGCCAGTCCCAGGGTTCAAAAGGCAAAGTGGAAACTGGGGCCTTAGGGGCCCTTATGGGAGAAGCTGCCAATAGCAAGCTCTTGCAAGGCATGGGCTTTAACCCCAGCCAGGAGAAAGCCAATCAAGTGGTTACATATGAGTGG GCCAAGGAGATTCTGTGTGATTACCAAACTGGTGTACTGCAAAATTCCCCAAAGATGGTTCTTCTGTTTCACCTGATTGAAGAAAGCATGAAACTGGGTGACAAAACCCTGGTGTTCAG TCAGAGCTTGTCTACACTTTCCATCATTGAAGATTTTTTATCAAAGAGACCAATGCCAGTTACACCTGGAAAAGAAAGTCAAGACAGGAACACCTGGGTCAggaatattaactattaca GGTTGGATGGAAGCACTTCAGCCTCAGAAAGAGAGCGATTAATAAACCAGTTCAATGACCCTAGCAATGAGAATGTCTGGCTGTTCCTGCTATCCACccg TGCCGGCTGCCTTGGTGTCAACCTGATAGGTGCTAACAGAGTGGTTGTGTTCGATGCTTCATGGAACCCATGTCATGATGCCCAGGCTGTGTGTCGTGTGTATAGATATGGTCAGAGGAAGCCTTGTCACATTTATCGTCTAGTGTCTGACTTCACCTTAGAGAGGAAGATATATGATCGCCAGATCACAAAGCAGGGAATGTCAG ATCGTGTAGTAGATGATCTTAACCCAGTAGTAAATTTCACTCGGCGAGAAGTTGAGAACCTGCTGCATTTTGTGGAGGAGGAGCCGGATCTGTCCCGCCAGCATCTGGAGCCCACTAAATTCAATGAGACTGTGTTACAGAAAGCTTGTTTATTATACCCCCACCTCATCACCAAG GATCCTTTCCAACATGAATCTCTTCTTCTGGATCGTAAGGAACAAAAACTCACTCTGGCTGAGAAGAAAGCTGCAAAGCGTGGTtatgaggaggagaagagggctTCTGTGCCCTACACACGACCGTCCTATACCCAGTACTACCCTGCACCAGACCACAGCCTGGCAAACATCCCAGCTTTTACTCAAAGGAACTG GCGGCCATTGCTAAAGACTGATGAGAGGCCTGTGGCTAGTGTCCGACCTTTGCAGTCAACACCAATCCCCATGATGCCCCGACACATCCCTGTAGGCCATGCGGGTTCTGCCTCTGgatcggttccctttaacttCCCAGTAAACTACCTGCAGAGGGCGGGGGTTCTCGTTCAGAAGGTGGTCACGACCACAG ATATTGTTATACCTGGAATGACAACATCCACAGACGTTCAAGCAAGAATTAGTGCAGGCGAGAGCATCCATGTTATCCGGGGCACAAAAG GAACGTATATCCGTACCAGTGATGGGCGGATATTTGCCATCAGGTCGAGCAGCAAACAGAAGAGTTCCGAATCGCGGCGCTCTGCACAGATAG gtgcCCAGGGACAGAGCCTTGGTCAAAGTCAGCCTGGACCTTATATGAGTAATGGGCGTCATACGTCTAGTCCCCCTTCCCAAGACAACGAGGAGCCTTCACGACCACTGTCTCCAGACAGCCCAGAGATTCTGAGTGAGCTGCAGCAGTATGCACAGGCGGCAGTTTCTCGCAGCTCTCACAGTACCCCTCAACTTCCGAACCCTAACCTTCAGCCTCAAGGTCTGATTCAGGTTCCCAAAACACAGTCCAGAAAGCGCAAGGAGCCACCAGACCAATCCAGCCAGTGGTCATCCAATAAGAGGCACCCCTTCAGCCAGCTGCCTTACCCTGGTTTGGCAGGTTTTGGCATCACCCCCTCCTCACTGAACCACAGCTTAAACAGGGCGGCGAactctgtgtatatgggggctgggggtggtgctGCCCACTTCCAGCTTCCCTCTTTGCTGTCGGACCCACAGTTAGGCCTTCCGATGGTTCCTGACCCTCTATTGCCCCCCACCTCGGGCACCTCCTCAGCCCCTTCAAGTGTGCCCCCTTACCTTCTGCCTCCTTCGTTCTCTCTGCCCTTCACACAGCCATTGCCAGCTCAGACACGAATGTTTGCCCCATTTCCATCTTCAATGCTGAACCGAGGACTGCCTACTAACAGTGCAGCATCGACTTTCCCTGGCTACCTCACCTCGCAGCCCAGCTACCAACCTTCTGCAGCTGGAACTGCATCCCACTCCCTTCCACTTGGTGAGGGACAGCCAGAGTCTAGTGAGGAAGatgggaaagatgatgatgatgtggtgGAGGTAACGGGGAAGTGA
- the RAD54L2 gene encoding helicase ARIP4 isoform X2: MSDASVSPSEPELDPQEEEEEEEEEEDDEDEEDEDEEDEADEEDELDDENDGDDEDEAHDKKEKSQSAAIGAENSEHGTGGEDEWKCSSTSGENDKEGKATTNEEAKKKRSQKPANLRRNIRKLLREDQLEAVTKTAQQEELERRKRLEQQRKDYPVPLIPTLPAGSLDFLNEEIELRTADVSQLVGNQEIICLDSSSGDSEDESQRNLLGAKDEVIELSSGEEESLQIVDSGDSTNEVDDSDLGGENSGSHVNDTLNLPDAFGLVLVNINHPPNEKDLFLAPQLARAVKPHQIGGIRFLYDNLVESLERFSSSSGFGCILAHSMGLGKTLQVISFLDILFQHTPAKTVLAIVPVNTLQNWLAEFNMWLPAPETLPPDHDPEFLRPRSFKIHTLNDEHKTTAARAKIVNDWITDGGVLLMGYEMYRLLSLKKSFTVGRKKRSKKAAGPVIIDLDEEDRQQEMLKGIEKALSRPGPDVVICDEGHRIKNCHASTSQALKNIRSRRRVVLTGYPLQNNLIEYWCMVDFVRPDFLGTRQEFSNMFERPILNGQCTDSTPQDRRLMRYRSHVLHSLLEGFVQRRGHTVLRAQLPSKEEHVILVRLSPIQRALYTEFMNRFRDAGNSGWLGLNPLKAFCVCCKIWNHPDVLYEALQKENLANEQDLDVDDLGTNTRCQSQGSKGKVETGALGALMGEAANSKLLQGMGFNPSQEKANQVVTYEWAKEILCDYQTGVLQNSPKMVLLFHLIEESMKLGDKTLVFSQSLSTLSIIEDFLSKRPMPVTPGKESQDRNTWVRNINYYRLDGSTSASERERLINQFNDPSNENVWLFLLSTRAGCLGVNLIGANRVVVFDASWNPCHDAQAVCRVYRYGQRKPCHIYRLVSDFTLERKIYDRQITKQGMSDRVVDDLNPVVNFTRREVENLLHFVEEEPDLSRQHLEPTKFNETVLQKACLLYPHLITKDPFQHESLLLDRKEQKLTLAEKKAAKRGYEEEKRASVPYTRPSYTQYYPAPDHSLANIPAFTQRNWRPLLKTDERPVASVRPLQSTPIPMMPRHIPVGHAGSASGSVPFNFPVNYLQRAGVLVQKVVTTTDIVIPGMTTSTDVQARISAGESIHVIRGTKGTYIRTSDGRIFAIRSSSKQKSSESRRSAQIGAQGQSLGQSQPGPYMSNGRHTSSPPSQDNEEPSRPLSPDSPEILSELQQYAQAAVSRSSHSTPQLPNPNLQPQGLIQVPKTQSRKRKEPPDQSSQWSSNKRHPFSQLPYPGLAGFGITPSSLNHSLNRAANSVYMGAGGGAAHFQLPSLLSDPQLGLPMVPDPLLPPTSGTSSAPSSVPPYLLPPSFSLPFTQPLPAQTRMFAPFPSSMLNRGLPTNSAASTFPGYLTSQPSYQPSAAGTASHSLPLGEGQPESSEEDGKDDDDVVEVTGK, encoded by the exons ATGTCTGACGCCTCCGTCTCACCAAGCGAGCCAGAACTGGAcccacaggaagaggaggaggaggaggaagaagaggaggatgatgaggatgaggaagaTGAGGATGAAGAAGATGAAGCTGATGAAGAGGATGAATTGGATGATGAGAATGATGGAGATGATGAAGATGAAGCACATGATAAAAAAG AAAAGTCTCAAAGCGCCGCAATTGGTGCAGAAAATTCTGAACATGGCACTGGTGGGGAGGACGAATGGAAATGCTCATCTACCTCAGGGGAGAATGATAAAGAGGGAAAGGCAACGACAAATGAGGAGGCTAAGAAGAAGCGCTCACAGAAGCCTGCCAACCTGAGGAGGAACATCAG GAAGCTCCTCCGCGAAGATCAATTGGAGGCTGTGACTAAGACTGCACAACAGGAGGAGCTGGAAAGACGTAAACGTCTGGAACAGCAGAGGAAGGATTATCCTGTACCCCTTATCCCAACCTTGCCTGCTGGTTCTCTAGACTTCCTTAATG AAGAGATAGAGCTGAGGACGGCAGATGTGTCACAACTTGTGGGAAACCAGGAGATCATTTGCctggacagcagcagcggggacAGTGAGGATGAGTCACAGAGGAACCTTCTGGGTGCAAAGGATG AGGTGATTGAGCTAAGCTCGGGGGAGGAGGAGTCTTTGCAGATTGTGGACAGTGGAGATTCGACAAATGAAGTTGATGATTCTGATCTTGGTGGTGAGAACAGCGGCTCCCATGTCAATGACACTTTGAATCTGCCAGATGCTTTTGGACTGGTCTTGGTTAATATTAATCACCCCCCTAATGAAAAGGACCTTTTCTTGGCGCCACAACTGGCACGAGCGGTCAAACCACATCAG ATTGGTGGAATCCGGTTTCTGTATGATAACCTTGTGGAATCTCTTGAGAGATTTTCCAGCAGCAGCGGCTTTGGTTGTATCCTGGCACACAGCATGGGATTGGGCAAGACCTTGCAGGTCATCTCATTCCTGGACATTCTCTTCCAGCATACCCCGGCAAAGACTGTGCTTGCGATTGTACCA GTAAATACTCTGCAGAACTGGTTGGCGGAGTTTAATATGTGGCTTCCTGCTCCTGAAACGTTACCTCCTGACCACGACCCTGAGTTTCTTCGGCCACGTTCCTTTAAGATTCATACACTGAATGATGAGCACAA AACAACAGCTGCTCGAGCCAAGATTGTGAATGACTGGATAACAGATGGTGGTGTCCTCTTAATGGGGTATGAAATGTACCGACTCCTGTCCCTCAAGAAATCCTTCACTGTTGGTAGAAAGAAAAGGAGCAAAAAGGCAGCTGGGCCTGTGATTATTGATCTGGATGAAGAGGATCGGCAACAAGAGATGCTTAAAG GGATTGAAAAGGCTTTGTCTCGGCCGGGCCCTGACGTGGTCATCTGTGACGAGGGTCATCGGATAAAGAACTGTCACGCCAGCACGTCTCAAGCCCTAAAGAACATTCGGTCTCGGCGGAGGGTGGTCTTGACAGGATACCCTCTGCAGAACAACCTCATTGAGTACTGGTGCATGGTGGACTTTGTGCGTCCAGACTTTCTGGGCACAAGGCAAGAGTTCAGTAACATGTTTGAGAGGCCCATCCTCAATGGACAATGTACGGACAGTACGCCACAGGACAGACGCCTCATGAGGTATCGCAGCCATGTGCTCCACAGCTTGCTGGAAGGCTTTGTGCAGAG acgtgGACACACTGTTTTAAGGGCTCAGCTCCCCTCTAAGGAAGAACATGTGATCTTGGTTCGTCTGTCCCCGATACAGAGGGCCTTGTATACAGAGTTCATGAACAGATTTCGGGATGCTGGGAATAGTGGATGGCTAGGTCTTAATCCTCTGAAAGCTTTTTGTGTGTGCTGCAAG atttggaatcatcCAGATGTTTTGTACGAGGCTCTCCAGAAAGAAAACTTGGCAAATGAGCAGGATCTGGATGTTGATGATCTCGGAACAAATACACGATGCCAGTCCCAGGGTTCAAAAGGCAAAGTGGAAACTGGGGCCTTAGGGGCCCTTATGGGAGAAGCTGCCAATAGCAAGCTCTTGCAAGGCATGGGCTTTAACCCCAGCCAGGAGAAAGCCAATCAAGTGGTTACATATGAGTGG GCCAAGGAGATTCTGTGTGATTACCAAACTGGTGTACTGCAAAATTCCCCAAAGATGGTTCTTCTGTTTCACCTGATTGAAGAAAGCATGAAACTGGGTGACAAAACCCTGGTGTTCAG TCAGAGCTTGTCTACACTTTCCATCATTGAAGATTTTTTATCAAAGAGACCAATGCCAGTTACACCTGGAAAAGAAAGTCAAGACAGGAACACCTGGGTCAggaatattaactattaca GGTTGGATGGAAGCACTTCAGCCTCAGAAAGAGAGCGATTAATAAACCAGTTCAATGACCCTAGCAATGAGAATGTCTGGCTGTTCCTGCTATCCACccg TGCCGGCTGCCTTGGTGTCAACCTGATAGGTGCTAACAGAGTGGTTGTGTTCGATGCTTCATGGAACCCATGTCATGATGCCCAGGCTGTGTGTCGTGTGTATAGATATGGTCAGAGGAAGCCTTGTCACATTTATCGTCTAGTGTCTGACTTCACCTTAGAGAGGAAGATATATGATCGCCAGATCACAAAGCAGGGAATGTCAG ATCGTGTAGTAGATGATCTTAACCCAGTAGTAAATTTCACTCGGCGAGAAGTTGAGAACCTGCTGCATTTTGTGGAGGAGGAGCCGGATCTGTCCCGCCAGCATCTGGAGCCCACTAAATTCAATGAGACTGTGTTACAGAAAGCTTGTTTATTATACCCCCACCTCATCACCAAG GATCCTTTCCAACATGAATCTCTTCTTCTGGATCGTAAGGAACAAAAACTCACTCTGGCTGAGAAGAAAGCTGCAAAGCGTGGTtatgaggaggagaagagggctTCTGTGCCCTACACACGACCGTCCTATACCCAGTACTACCCTGCACCAGACCACAGCCTGGCAAACATCCCAGCTTTTACTCAAAGGAACTG GCGGCCATTGCTAAAGACTGATGAGAGGCCTGTGGCTAGTGTCCGACCTTTGCAGTCAACACCAATCCCCATGATGCCCCGACACATCCCTGTAGGCCATGCGGGTTCTGCCTCTGgatcggttccctttaacttCCCAGTAAACTACCTGCAGAGGGCGGGGGTTCTCGTTCAGAAGGTGGTCACGACCACAG ATATTGTTATACCTGGAATGACAACATCCACAGACGTTCAAGCAAGAATTAGTGCAGGCGAGAGCATCCATGTTATCCGGGGCACAAAAG GAACGTATATCCGTACCAGTGATGGGCGGATATTTGCCATCAGGTCGAGCAGCAAACAGAAGAGTTCCGAATCGCGGCGCTCTGCACAGATAG gtgcCCAGGGACAGAGCCTTGGTCAAAGTCAGCCTGGACCTTATATGAGTAATGGGCGTCATACGTCTAGTCCCCCTTCCCAAGACAACGAGGAGCCTTCACGACCACTGTCTCCAGACAGCCCAGAGATTCTGAGTGAGCTGCAGCAGTATGCACAGGCGGCAGTTTCTCGCAGCTCTCACAGTACCCCTCAACTTCCGAACCCTAACCTTCAGCCTCAAGGTCTGATTCAGGTTCCCAAAACACAGTCCAGAAAGCGCAAGGAGCCACCAGACCAATCCAGCCAGTGGTCATCCAATAAGAGGCACCCCTTCAGCCAGCTGCCTTACCCTGGTTTGGCAGGTTTTGGCATCACCCCCTCCTCACTGAACCACAGCTTAAACAGGGCGGCGAactctgtgtatatgggggctgggggtggtgctGCCCACTTCCAGCTTCCCTCTTTGCTGTCGGACCCACAGTTAGGCCTTCCGATGGTTCCTGACCCTCTATTGCCCCCCACCTCGGGCACCTCCTCAGCCCCTTCAAGTGTGCCCCCTTACCTTCTGCCTCCTTCGTTCTCTCTGCCCTTCACACAGCCATTGCCAGCTCAGACACGAATGTTTGCCCCATTTCCATCTTCAATGCTGAACCGAGGACTGCCTACTAACAGTGCAGCATCGACTTTCCCTGGCTACCTCACCTCGCAGCCCAGCTACCAACCTTCTGCAGCTGGAACTGCATCCCACTCCCTTCCACTTGGTGAGGGACAGCCAGAGTCTAGTGAGGAAGatgggaaagatgatgatgatgtggtgGAGGTAACGGGGAAGTGA